The segment GCATTTCAATGGACACAAGCgggcagtgcacctttaaatgcgaCCAAATTGGTTATAAAAATGACTAGAAGATGGGGTTCATGATATCTACTTACCTGCAGTCTGTTTGATGCTTATTCCAGGCCAGTGTCGATTGATTCGTCTCGGCATCAGTTCAACTCAGATCGTAGCCAGCTCAGCATCCTGTCCGTGACGAGAGAGGACTTCGGAGAATATGTGTGTACTGGCAAAAATAAGATCGGGGAGAGCACTGCCACTATTACtcttcatgtttttggtgagtaaTTTgaccatgataaaaaaaaagagttgaataaaaacaaacaaactgagcTGAAGTGTTGTTACTTCAGAGGCCCCAGAGGTGTTTGTTtcagcagagcagcagagggcATCTGTGGGTGACCGAGTGTCTGTCTCCTGTAATGTCTCTGGGCATCCCCTCCCAGAGCTCCGCTGGCTCAACAAACTCAATGGGCAGGCTATGGTAAGATTTAATGTTGCCTACATATTGGTTGAACCTATGCATTTCCTCACTTGCATACTTACCAAGTTTGATGATGTTTGGCGCCAGGTTCAAGACTCAGGGCGTATTCGCGTTGTGGAAGGTGTGTTAGTGATTGATGAAATAGTTCCCTCAGATGGCGGCTTGTATTCTTGCATGGCTGTGAGCAGTTCAGGGAATGCATCCAGGGACGTTGCAATCCTCAGTGAGTCAGGATAAATGTTGTTGTAAGACAGTCTATCAGTTAGTACTACTTTGTCAACTGTAATTGTTTTATCTGACTTACAGTGCAGCCTGGCCCTCCACTTTACATGTCTGTTTCACCTGGACCCACATCAGTCCGCTTCAACCTCAAAACCCTGCCTTTCAATGGAGGAACACCTATCACAAGTTTTGTCCTGCAGTGGAGACAAAGTCCAAATGAACAATGGAAAGAGACTATGGTCCCAGTTTCAGGTAGGCTTTATCCATCTTGATTTTGTGATGAAATTTAGGTTGAGTAGCCTTCTGCCAACTCTTTTCCATCCATCTACCTGTCCTCATGAATATGcttattgtttttacttttacttatcaTTTTCTAGATACCCTGGCCATCACATCCTTAAAGCCATACACAAAGTACATAGTGCGTCTGGCAGCTCTAAATGCTGTGGGCGTGGGAGAGTTCTCAGGCAGTAACAGCGTTCGTACTCAGGGAATACGTAAGTGAATTACTACTCATTGCTTGGATATAAGTatgtcattgtgtttttaagcaatacacttcacccacattgccttgtATGAAAGTGATGTGTACATGAGTGAGGAGGCctatggtgcagattggcagcctcgcgtCCCTTAGTCTACTCCAGGAGAGATTGGCCATTTTACTGTCACCAAATATGGAGTGattgaataatgactacagactTCAACAAGCCTGTACAGAACATTACATGTGTAAAGTATTAtgattatgtttattattatgcatttactATACTatagaggtgggagatatataaaaatgtcttgttctggaaatatagaaaaatttgaattataaaaaagaataaaagttacTTACTGTAATCTCTGTAAAGTCCACAGACAGAGATTTATTGGAACATTTTAGGATATTTTTGATGGTATATGATTTTTGTATATGACAGTATTTCAACATTGCAATAATCCCACATACATTTTGAGATAAACATTTTTTGGCCAATATTGCCCATCCCTACTACAATATATTGACTGTCAAACTGCTGTCATCAATTTtatatgacaataaaatactaACTGTTTGTTTCCATCTTTGCATCATATGCTGCTGCTTTCATTCATCGTGCCAACTCTCAGAAGGTAACGCATTAGTAAAGCTCTAACTTGTAATGTTATGTGTGTCTAGTATCAGGTATTAACAGTTGATGTACATTTGCTTATAGGAGAGCCGGACAGCCCCATCCTGTTGACCGATCAAATAAAAATCGAAGGCAACTCTTTCTTTATTCCACTCAGGCAAAGTGATGACGGTGGATCTCCTTTGTTAAACTTCAGCGTACGCTACAAACAGGTAAAGCCAGTCTGCTTAAATGACACTATGTataatatcacacaaaatttaactattttaaaatacaaaaatgatatGACTCTGAAATATTTTAGATATCCATGAAAGGTTCATTATTAGCTGTAGCCAAAGCTGTGGAAACATtggatttacataatttttcatGTGAAATAGTGTTGTGTTTTCATCCCTCCCAGGATACTGAGGCTGCTGAGTGGAAAGAGGTACAGTTGTCTAAGGATGCAGATTCAGTTATCCTCCAGAATTTGTCCTTTGGCTCTGACTATGATCTAGAGGTGATGGCCATCAATGCTAATGGTTCCTCTATTCCTGCTTGCTTCAACTTCACCATTGCCGAGCGGCCTGGTGAGTTATTACTCGTGCCAAAAAGATCATTGCCACCAGATTCAAACAAACAGGATATTTATTCTTCATTTTGCAGACAAAGGCAGCAGCATGACCAAAGGCAGCATAGTTGGTATTGTGTTGGTGATTTTCTTGGTGGTTTTCTTAGTGGTTGATGCCACTTTTTGCTACAGGAACCACTGTGGGCTCCTCATGACTATTGCAGTAAAGATCTTTGGTCAGAAAGTACCAGGGCTGAAAATGCTTGAAGAGGGGGATGCTACAGCAAATGGGTATAGAGGCATTTTTGTAAAGTAACACTAAGCTCTCTGTGAAGTTGTACATGTATAAGTATGTCTTGCCTGGTTGCAGAGTGAAGCTGAAGGGAATTACCTCTAGGGGGAGCTCACATCAGCTTGCTCAGCTCGCTCTTCAGGCCTCAAAGGACCTGGCACAGCGCAAAGACGGCAGCTGCGACAAGGCGCCACTCACCAAAAATGAGTATGCAAACATTCATAAATACGCCTGTATATCTAACAGTATGGTCAGATAATAAATATGTTAGTAAATAGACATTTAGTAACTTGTGACATGGTGACTGAATTGCTAGCACTCaagcttcacagcaagaaggttccaggttcagtccctggGTTGCCTGCACTCTCCCAGTGTCTGGGTGGCTTTCCTCTGGACGCTCCGGCTTCCCCCATtaaccaaaaacatgcacaataggtaaaatcctccagctaaggtagttctgAAGTTGGGTCCGCAAGCACCATGCCCGGACatcattgaaggatgggtcaaatgcagaggacaaatttccctatggggacaataaagtgtaccttatgTTAATTGCTTCATTTGCTTTTTCATTAagcatttattttgattttatgtgtattttaatcATATTTGAAATATTATAGCCTATGATGAAATGATCTTCATTTCTATATACTTTTTTCTTCAGGAAAAAACAAGCTGGTCGTGAGCTGTCCAATGCAGATGCTTGAGATCcgaaacagaggagagatggTCAGCCTCCAGACTGAACTGCTGCTACTTGATCAAACTGCTCCTGTATCAGTCCTTAACAGACAGTAGTGCCTCTAGGTGATGTAGTGATTACCTTGGTGCAAATGAACACTTACAGGGTAATGCATTTATTGCAGGGAAATTTCACTTTTACCTTAAAGGACAATGTAGTGTAGGCTAAGGCTGATGACAGTATTCACTGGCAACACATTTTAGGCAAGAATGTTGATATAGGCTATGTAATGGACGGCTTTATGTTCAGTGTttctatgttttatatttgtaacaAAAATTGTGTATAACTTTGAGGTTATGGATTATTCATGAATTATTACTGTttaattttgaagtgtgtgttttaacATCACCTGCAAAACAGTTTATATAGCAATAACTACAGTGAATATTTAAATGGTAATTgataatttcaaatatttagattttggCTTTAACTTTGTGAATTGCCTTTCAACTGTATATTGCGGAAACCTGTTCAAATCATTGTAAGTAACTGTCCATACACCAATTTTCTaagtaaaatgtgcaaattataattatGACTTTTGAATACAGTTATTTCACAGTTGCTTTTAGATAATCAAGCATATTTAGATTGTTTAGGTTAGTCAAATAATGTCAAATAATAAGTCCTCTGATGGAGCAAATTAGAAAGGTCTTGTTAACAGCtgctaaactgaaaaaaaaatgatgtaaGTAATCAAATTAATTTGGTCATTTGGTGATTAACTGACACATTTCACCATGTATTGCTGATTATCaaatttattttgtgcatgtaaaaaCACAGGTTATCTATTCTATAGACCATGTAAATGCGCTCACTGTCACAAGAATGTTCAAGGGTGGGTGCAGGATGCTGAATTACAGAGAGAAAATTGCCAGGTGGGGCTATTAAGTGTTCCTCAAACATTCAAAACCTCCTCGTGGGACCAGGTTATTGTTCAGATGTGGAGCAGTCACTCTTCCTCACTTAGACGACGATGAGGACAAAACGACCAGATTATTGgactcaaaaaagtacattacctttttatttgttCAGGAGAGAGTGCAGTTTATCTGTAGGCTAATCCTTTGTATAACAAAACTATGTTTAatacaataatttatttattgtggaTCTGTATGTGATGGCTGAAATCCTTGAATGTGCCTTGAGAAGAATATACAGTGCCTTGCAAAAGTtatcatccccctggaactttttcaaattttgtcaagtcacaaccacaaatgtaaatatgttttaatttgcattttatgtgaataagtaacacagaatattatacatcatttccagataaaaaataaataaataaataaataaataaatggaaagtgcaatgtgcaaaagtattcagcccccctaagtcaatactttACGGAACtgccttttgctgcaattacagctgcaagtcttttggagtatgtctccaccagctttgcacacTTACACGctgaaatttttgcccattcttcatggcaaaacagttcaaactctgtcagatttgatggagaccatTTGTGAACtgtagttttcagatcttgcaacagattctcaattggatttaggtccggactttgactgggccattctaacacatgaatatgttttgctttaaaccattccattgttGGTTTGGTTTTATGTTTAGGATTGTTGTCCTGCTGGAATGTGAACCTccgtctcaagtcttttgcagacacCAACAAGTTTTCTTTGAGTCTCCCTGTATTtcgctccatccatcttcccatcaactctgaccaacttccctgttccagctgaagaaaagcacccGCACCgtatgatgctgccaccaccgtgtttgactgtggggatggtgtgttcagagtgatatgcagtgttagttttcctccacatgTAGCGTTTTATTTTTAGggcaaaaagtttgattttggtctcatcagaccagagcgccttctgccacatgtttgctgtgtcctccaaatgacttctagcaAACTGTAAAtgagacttcttatggatggttttcaacagtggcgttcttcttgccactcttccatcaagtccagatttgtgtagtgcacaACTAATAAGTTGACCTATGAACAGATTCcctcacctgagctgtggatctctgcagctcttccagagttaCCATGGGCCTCCTGCATCTCTGATGCGTGCTCTTCTTGTTcattctgtaagttttggtggatggccatgtctgggtaagtttgcagttgtgccatactcttttCGTTTCTGGATGATGGAATGAAccgtgctccttgagatgttcaacgcTTGGTcccgctttaaacttcaccCACAAccttttctctgacctgtttggtgtgctcctttgacttcattttgtggttttctccccaacacgttcttaacaaacttctgtggcctccacagcacagctgcatttatactgagacaagatttcTTGTTGATTTCTTTCAATCATcaaggcaacttctaaaagcaattggttgtccatccatccatccattttcttctgcttatccggagccgggtcgcgggggcagcagtctaagcagggactcccagacttccctcaccccggacacgtcctccagctcctccggtgggaccccaaggcgttcccaggccagccgagagacatagtccctccagcgtgtcctgggtcttccccggggcctcctcccggtgggacatgcccagaacacatGCCCAGCAATTGGTTgtattcaagaaaaagggggctgaatactttggcacgctgcacttttaagtttatatatatataaaatggaaatcttgtaaaatatttccttccccTTCACCACACTTTGTGTttctcattcacataaaatgccaAGAAAATGTAttgacaaaatgtgaaaaagttcctgggggatgaatacttttacaaGCCACTGTACATGGGATATAATGTGATATCGcacactgccctctggtggtcacTTTACAGGAATAGCCATAACCTCTTAACCATTGACATATAATTAGTAAATTGAATGTCTATGTTATAAACATAGAGGTTGTAAAGTATGCATGGGCTTCTACTTTTCACTATTCgaaaaataaagtattttattttgttaattgtcattttattattgttaataataataatgttattattactattattattattattattattattattattattattattattattattattaataataataataataataataataataataataataataataataataataataatcaaaatgtattattatagtataatatataaaaagtataataaagtCATGACATTTTGACACTAAAGTCGTACGAGAATAACGTCGTAGTCAAATTAATGCCGTTATTTTATCCAGATTAGGGCTGAAATGTCAAAACGCAGAAGAGCAATTCGCCACCACGAGCAGAATGCAAAAGAATGGTCTTTAGTTGTGTTAAAAGCTTAAACAAAAATCTACGTACGATGGACGTACAACTTTATATTGGTGGCCTTTAAACATAACCCCCATGCGCAGAAATGTAGGAGTCTGCGTGATTTTCACCAAACCTGTTACCTTGACTTTGAGCTTTCTACACTTGTTTGCGCTTGTTTGCAGGCTTGTAGAGCCGTGCGCAGGTAGTGGCAGCTCATGTTTGCGCAGTGTACCTTTAACGTTCACGGATACAGAGTGTACGCAGTGCTCCAGACCCTGAACTGGGGAACAACTAGGACAGTGTACTGTGGTCGATTCCGGATAAAGAATTCAGGGACTGAAaccagttacaccagttctagTGTCCGTCGTAATATACAAATATAGGGTCTTGTAAACAAGGCATTGCAACCAGACAGTCCTGGGTTCGACTCCCGGGACAGGTGAGACGTGTGGATGCTGCGTGTGTCCTGCCCCGTGTTCAAGAGGGTCTGGAAGCACGTGCCACCTCTACGTCACTGCACAGCTTGATCTGTGGAGGCACATGACCGGGCTGTTTACACCTGCAGTGTTCGGCGGTATGACAGAGAAGACAGCTGCTTACATACTTACTACATCAGTGTTAAAGCGAAGATAATTTTGTGAAGTGGGCAGTCACAGAGGGTTGGTAAGTCAGGCTTTTACTTGACGCGAGGACTCCCCTCTTCCGTAGCAGCAACAGctaatttagcattagcttagcTCCATCAGAAACATCAGTAGATTGTACAGTCACAATCATAGCCTACTGTAAGGAGATATGCAAGACATCATCTAGATACGGTATAGTATTCAGTTTATTAGATACGTATAATTACTCCATAATTGGAAATATCCGTGATTAGTGTTGTTATTTCAGGAAACCTCAACATCAGTAGGATGATTGTGGATGCATTGCAGGATTTGAATGGCTCAAAAGTTACCATCAGCTCATTTAGTATTGTCTTCTTGTTAAAGGCAAGTCGCTGTAGTCACCTCAATCCCTGGAGGGTCTCTGCACCATGGAAGACACAGATGTGGAgcgtaagatttttttttatggattCATTCAAATGataaagttcataattcaaatagcttttttcttttattctaaTCCCAGAGGTGACGCTAGCTTTATTAGACGTTGCGAATGACAAAGACACAG is part of the Periophthalmus magnuspinnatus isolate fPerMag1 chromosome 16, fPerMag1.2.pri, whole genome shotgun sequence genome and harbors:
- the ncam3 gene encoding neural cell adhesion molecule 1 gives rise to the protein MGKSVALWTTASLLAIMICSSDATLDIITSKQDFHVGEEVLLLCKASGEGEITWHKDGEEIDDEDKVSKVDETTSKLHINKATLQDSGRYVCRCDFESGHTDEAQTLLFIFDGPSFDGTTSYHEFLEGTDGVVPCLVSGQPAVDVVWLRDKQEIPMNNERRVWQQRNNTLFIGQVKREDAGAYVCQAQIKGRPIFQSLSVSVVINAPPKVYLKEDVKKVFAGPEANVSLLCLVDGLPKPQITWTMPVSIDSSRHQFNSDRSQLSILSVTREDFGEYVCTGKNKIGESTATITLHVFEAPEVFVSAEQQRASVGDRVSVSCNVSGHPLPELRWLNKLNGQAMVQDSGRIRVVEGVLVIDEIVPSDGGLYSCMAVSSSGNASRDVAILMQPGPPLYMSVSPGPTSVRFNLKTLPFNGGTPITSFVLQWRQSPNEQWKETMVPVSDTLAITSLKPYTKYIVRLAALNAVGVGEFSGSNSVRTQGIREPDSPILLTDQIKIEGNSFFIPLRQSDDGGSPLLNFSVRYKQDTEAAEWKEVQLSKDADSVILQNLSFGSDYDLEVMAINANGSSIPACFNFTIAERPDKGSSMTKGSIVGIVLVIFLVVFLVVDATFCYRNHCGLLMTIAVKIFGQKVPGLKMLEEGDATANGVKLKGITSRGSSHQLAQLALQASKDLAQRKDGSCDKAPLTKNEKKQAGRELSNADA